Part of the Desulfovibrio sp. ZJ209 genome, ATCCCGTATCCCTTCAAAATCGTGCTCGCCTGCTGCGCGCTCATCATCACGGGCCTCGGCATCCCGGTGAATTGCGCGGGCCTGTTCTACGCCAGCGTGAGCGACGCGCTCGATGTCAGCATCGGGGCCCTCAGCGTCTATATCACCATTCAATACGCCGTGGCCGGCGTCTTCCTGCCTCTGGCCGGTAAGCTGCTGCAAACTCGCGGCGCGCGGGCAGTCCTCACCGTCGCCGTTATCATGGATTCCGCCGCGTTCGGGCTGCTCTGCCTCGCCCGAAGCATCTGGGCCTTTTACGCGGCGGGGGTCTTTCTGGGCATGGGCAGCGCCTTCCTTATCTATCTCGCCATTCCCGTGCTCATCACCAACTGGTTTGAGCGCAAGACCGGCCTCGTCATGGGCATTTCCTTTTCCGCCGCGGGCGTGGCCTCCGCGCTTGCAAGCCCGCTCATCACCTGGGGCATCGCCCAGTTCGGCTGGCGCCCGGCCTACGGGACCTGCGGGCTCGTGATGGCCGCCCTCTCCCTGCCCTTCACCCTGTTCATCGTCCGTTCCACGCCTGCGGAACTGGGCCTTGAGCCCTATGGCGCCGGCGCTGCCGCCGCAGCCACGGCCCACAAGGCGGGGATGCTCCTCAAAAGCGCCCTGCTCACGCCGAGTTTTTACTGCATCTTCCTCTTCGCGGGCCTTATCGGCATCACCTCGGCCTTTCTTTTCCATCTCCCCGCGTGCATGAGCGAATACGGGTTCACGCAAATGCAGGCCGCTTCCATCCTTTCCGCCGCCGTTATCGGCATCACCTGCGGCAAGCTCGGCATCGGCTGGCTCAACGACCTGCTGGGCGTAAAATGGGCCGCGCCCATCGGCGTGGGGCTGGGTCTTTGCGGCATGGGACTTCTCATCTCACATCTTGGCTTTTTGCCGAGCCTCGCCGGGGGCCTCTGTTACGGCATCGGCTTCGCCTGCACGGTGCTGGAGCCGCCACCACTGGTGAAGCGCATTTTCGGCATGGCCGATTACGGCGTCATCTATGCCTGCATCATGACCTTTTCGGCGCTGGGCTGCGCCTTCGGCGCCACCCTCATCGGGGCGGTGCGCGACATTGCCGAAGGTTACGGGGCCGCGCTCACCCTGCTCATGGTGCTCCAGGCCATGGCCCTCGCCGCCTTTGCCGCCGCCATCATTACCGGTATCCCGGTGCAGCGCCGCTGGAACGCAACAAGCCCGCAAACCTTGACGGAGGAATAAGCAATGGAATTCTATCGTGGACGCCGCCTGCGCCAGAGCCAGGTGATGCGCGACTTCTGCCGGGAAACGGCCCCGCTTTTGCGGGAAGAGCTCATCATGCCCTATTTCGTGGCGGAAACGGCAGATGCCAGCTTCAGAAAAGAGATAGCCTCCATGCCCGGGCAGTTCCAGCTCTCGCTGGACGAGCTTGAGAAAGAGGTTGGCCGGGACGTGGAAAAGGGCCTTGTGACGGCCATGCTCTACGGCATCCCGGCCGGCAAGGACGAGCAGGCCACGGGCGCCTGGAAGCAGGACGGCATCGTCCAGCGGGCGGTGCGCCGCTTGAAGAAGGCCTTTCCCGGGCTCATCGTCGTGACGGACGTGTGCCTCTGCGAATATATGGCGCACGGGCATTGCGGCATCCTTACCAAGGACGGCCGCGTGCTCAACGACGCCACCCTGCCGCTGCTCGCCAAGACCGCCGTCAGCCTTGCGGAAGCGGGCGCGGACATCCTCGCCCCGTCGGACATGATGGACGGCCGCATCGCCGCCATCCGGCAGGCGCTGGACGGCGCGGGATTCGTCAATGTGCCCCTCATGTCCTATGCCGCCAAGTACGCCTCCTCGTTTTACGGGCCGTTCCGGGACGCCGCCGAGTCCGCCCCGGCCTGCGGCGACCGCAAGACCTACCAGATGGACCCGGCCAACGCCCGCGAGGCGCTCAGGGAAATGCGGGCCGACATCGCCGAGGGCGCGGACATGCTCATCGTGAAGCCCGCCGCCTCCTATGGCGACATCATCGCCCTGGCAAAGCGCGAGACGCTGGTGCCCATCTGCGCCTATCAGGTGAGCGGCGAATACTCCATGATCATGGCGGCGGCGGAAAAGGGCTGGATCAACGGCGAGGCCGTCCTGCTCGAAAGCCTCACGGGCCTGAAGCGCGCCGGGGCCGACATCCTCATCACCTATTTTGCAGGGAAATTGCTCCGGGAAGGCCTCGTCCGCTAGACGGAAACGGCCCCCTCGAAGCGGCGAGGGCCGCGCAGAGGAAGGAGACCGGGGAAATTTCCCCGGCCTCCTTTTAGAGTGTCGTCATGATTTCCCGGTAACGCTCCAGGGCGTTGCGCAGGGCGTGGATGACGGAATTGGTGATCAACAGGTGGGCGTTGGCGCGGATCTTGGCGATGAGCGGCTCCAGGTCGTCGTCCATGCAATGTCCCCGGATGATTTCCGCGAGATAGTCGCGGGCCAGCGGACTCGGCAGGTTGAGGTGGCAGTCTACCACGCAATGCGACGACTTGTTGATCAAGAGCTGGCAATAGAGGGTATGGAACGCGAACATCACGGCGGTGTCACGCGGGGGCTGGGAATAGCCCCCCAGGATGAAGCATTGCTCGTGGACGCTCATGGGCCTGCCCTCCGGTTCAGGGTTCAGGAAATCATGGTCTCAAGGTCGCGCACATCGGCCAAATCTTCAATACCCATGACGGCGCTAAAGAGCTGCGCCGCCTTGTCTTCAGGCAGGATGCCCTGGCATTGCGCCATGAACTTCTCGCGCACCCCGGCTTCCGAAAGCGGATTGCCCGCGCTGCCACGGGGATTGACGATTTCGCACGCCCAGGTCTTGCCGTCCGCCACAAGGGTGACACGGGCGCAGTAGCCCATGCCCGGGCCAAGGTCGTCCATGGCCGGGTCGTGGATGACTTCCACCTTCTTCATGGCAGCCGCCACGCGCGGGTCCTTGATGAAGGCCGGCTCGAACTGGCGCGCGCCCAGCTGGCCCGAGACGAGCAGCGCCGCGATGCAGTAGCCGATGTGCATCTGCGCCCCGGAAACCGGGCCTGGCTCGTAGTCAAAGCCACAGTGCAGGAAGACCGACTTGTTGACGCGCACGGTAATCTTTTCCACCTCATCGGGCCTGATGCCGTTCTGCTCCATGAGGTCGCGCACGCCGTCCACCGCGCTACTCACGGAACCTGCCGTGGGGTAGAACTTGATGCCCGTGCCCTTGCAGAGGAATTCGCCCTCGCCGATGGCTTCTATGGGCGCGGGGTCATACTTGCCCGAAAGCGTTGTCAGGAAGGAGCCGTAGGTGTCGTCAAAAATCTCCCGGATGCCGAGCAGGCCCTGCCGCGCCATGAGCGCGCCGTTGACGCCGTGCATGCTGGCATACGGAGCCTGCATCCCGTGAATATTGGAGGAAAGCTGCGCGCTCATGAGTCCGGAACCGAAATCCCCGGCTATGCCGATGGCGTTCAGCGCCTCTTCCTCCGTCAGGCCGTAGATGCGGCTTGCGGCGGCCGCCGCCGCGAAGGGGGCGACCACCGAGGCGGGATGGTAGCCCCGGTGACGCACTTCCGGCATGACGGCGAGGGCCACGCGGATCATGGTATCATAGCCGGCCACCAGGGTGGTCAGGAACTCCTTGCCGCTGACCGTGCGCCCGCAGCCGTCCAAGGCGGCCAGCGCCGCCGGGATGACGATGCAGCCGCAATGCACGGTGGCCCCGTGATGCAGGTCATCATAGGCGTTGGCGCCTATCATGGAGCCGTTGAGGAAGGAGGCCAGCGGCGCGGGCGCTTTCCAGCTTTCAAAGAAGATGCGCGAGCCGTCCGGCACCTGCATGGGCTTGTAGGCCGCCAGCGCCTTGCGCACATGTTCCGCGCGGCTGCCATAGACGAGGCAGCCGAGCGAATCCGCGAGGCAGAGCGTGACCTGCGTCGCCGCCGCCCTGTCCACGTCCTCGAACCTGAGCCGATGGACGAAACCGGCGAGTTTTTCCAGAGGATTCATCCCTTCTCCTTTTGTTGCGGACGAAGATATGCGGAACGCTAGTCCGTGAGGCGCACGATGGCCTTGGCCACATTCGCCTTGCCCTCGATCATGGCGTGGAGCAGGTCGTCCACCTCGTCGATGCCCACCTCGGTGGTGATGGCGGGCTCGAAATATTCGGGGTAGGCCGCCAGAATCTCCAGGGCCTCCTCAAAATCCTTCCTGTGGGCGGCCGCGCTGGAAACGAGGGTCTGCTCCTTGATGCGCGCCTTGTCGATGTCCACGATGCCCGGCTGGTTGAACTGGGCCACAAGGGTCACGGTGCCGCGCTTGCGCGTCATGCGGAAGCTCTGATTGACGATCTTGACCGGGTGGGCGGTCACGAAAGTCACGTCCACGCCGTCCGGGCCGCAGGCTTCCTGCAGCGCCTGCTCGGCGTCATCCGCGCCGCCATTGTTGATCGCCACCGTGGCGCCCATTTCCCTGGCTTTTTCGACGTTGAAATCCTTGATGTCGGCGACCACGGCGCTCTTCATGCCCCGCGCCCGGCACGCGGCGAGCAGGAGCGAGCCGATGCCCCCCGCGCCGTAAATCAGGGCCGATTCACCCCCCTGCCAGCCAGCCTGCCTGAGCACATGCATGCAGATGGCCACAGGCTCGGTCACGGCCGCGAGCCTGAGGGAAAGCCCCTCGGGAAGCGGCAGGATATTGGCCGCAGGGGCCACCACATACTCGCTGAAGGTGCCGGGCCAGGGCTTGGTGCCGAGGAGCACCTTCTTGGCGCAAAG contains:
- a CDS encoding MFS transporter encodes the protein MRAIPYPFKIVLACCALIITGLGIPVNCAGLFYASVSDALDVSIGALSVYITIQYAVAGVFLPLAGKLLQTRGARAVLTVAVIMDSAAFGLLCLARSIWAFYAAGVFLGMGSAFLIYLAIPVLITNWFERKTGLVMGISFSAAGVASALASPLITWGIAQFGWRPAYGTCGLVMAALSLPFTLFIVRSTPAELGLEPYGAGAAAAATAHKAGMLLKSALLTPSFYCIFLFAGLIGITSAFLFHLPACMSEYGFTQMQAASILSAAVIGITCGKLGIGWLNDLLGVKWAAPIGVGLGLCGMGLLISHLGFLPSLAGGLCYGIGFACTVLEPPPLVKRIFGMADYGVIYACIMTFSALGCAFGATLIGAVRDIAEGYGAALTLLMVLQAMALAAFAAAIITGIPVQRRWNATSPQTLTEE
- the hemB gene encoding porphobilinogen synthase, whose amino-acid sequence is MEFYRGRRLRQSQVMRDFCRETAPLLREELIMPYFVAETADASFRKEIASMPGQFQLSLDELEKEVGRDVEKGLVTAMLYGIPAGKDEQATGAWKQDGIVQRAVRRLKKAFPGLIVVTDVCLCEYMAHGHCGILTKDGRVLNDATLPLLAKTAVSLAEAGADILAPSDMMDGRIAAIRQALDGAGFVNVPLMSYAAKYASSFYGPFRDAAESAPACGDRKTYQMDPANAREALREMRADIAEGADMLIVKPAASYGDIIALAKRETLVPICAYQVSGEYSMIMAAAEKGWINGEAVLLESLTGLKRAGADILITYFAGKLLREGLVR
- a CDS encoding DUF3870 domain-containing protein codes for the protein MSVHEQCFILGGYSQPPRDTAVMFAFHTLYCQLLINKSSHCVVDCHLNLPSPLARDYLAEIIRGHCMDDDLEPLIAKIRANAHLLITNSVIHALRNALERYREIMTTL
- a CDS encoding MmgE/PrpD family protein; translated protein: MNPLEKLAGFVHRLRFEDVDRAAATQVTLCLADSLGCLVYGSRAEHVRKALAAYKPMQVPDGSRIFFESWKAPAPLASFLNGSMIGANAYDDLHHGATVHCGCIVIPAALAALDGCGRTVSGKEFLTTLVAGYDTMIRVALAVMPEVRHRGYHPASVVAPFAAAAAASRIYGLTEEEALNAIGIAGDFGSGLMSAQLSSNIHGMQAPYASMHGVNGALMARQGLLGIREIFDDTYGSFLTTLSGKYDPAPIEAIGEGEFLCKGTGIKFYPTAGSVSSAVDGVRDLMEQNGIRPDEVEKITVRVNKSVFLHCGFDYEPGPVSGAQMHIGYCIAALLVSGQLGARQFEPAFIKDPRVAAAMKKVEVIHDPAMDDLGPGMGYCARVTLVADGKTWACEIVNPRGSAGNPLSEAGVREKFMAQCQGILPEDKAAQLFSAVMGIEDLADVRDLETMIS
- a CDS encoding alcohol dehydrogenase catalytic domain-containing protein — its product is MRAFQITEPHKAEVVDLPVPEPGPDEVLVRMHYAGICGSDLHTLEGKHARRTPPLITGHEGSGVVEKVGANVKDLKPGTECVILAEQSCGECRWCREGHTNLCAKKVLLGTKPWPGTFSEYVVAPAANILPLPEGLSLRLAAVTEPVAICMHVLRQAGWQGGESALIYGAGGIGSLLLAACRARGMKSAVVADIKDFNVEKAREMGATVAINNGGADDAEQALQEACGPDGVDVTFVTAHPVKIVNQSFRMTRKRGTVTLVAQFNQPGIVDIDKARIKEQTLVSSAAAHRKDFEEALEILAAYPEYFEPAITTEVGIDEVDDLLHAMIEGKANVAKAIVRLTD